Proteins from one Mycobacterium adipatum genomic window:
- a CDS encoding TetR/AcrR family transcriptional regulator, whose protein sequence is MAELAGVNEVTIFRRFGSKSGLINAAFEREAAAMSDAVGDYSADLRGDLRRMVTAVWDATGRRRAVLPAILSELATNAELRSAASHSVREMTRVTDIIAKYQQRGLLIDEPPLQAYAALVGPLVYLGIVSRLLPDPPELDGDAHVEKYLKGHAREEKS, encoded by the coding sequence GTGGCCGAGTTGGCCGGCGTGAACGAGGTGACCATCTTTCGGCGCTTCGGCTCGAAATCCGGCCTGATCAATGCCGCCTTCGAGCGCGAGGCAGCGGCGATGAGCGACGCCGTCGGAGATTACAGCGCCGACCTGCGCGGCGACCTGCGGCGGATGGTCACGGCCGTCTGGGACGCCACCGGGCGTCGCCGGGCGGTACTCCCGGCGATCTTGTCCGAACTCGCCACCAACGCCGAACTGCGCTCCGCCGCATCACATTCGGTTCGAGAGATGACACGCGTGACCGACATCATCGCGAAGTACCAGCAGCGCGGGCTACTCATCGACGAGCCGCCGTTGCAGGCCTATGCCGCGCTGGTGGGCCCTCTGGTCTACCTCGGAATCGTCTCACGCCTGCTGCCGGATCCGCCAGAGCTCGACGGCGACGCGCACGTCGAGAAGTACCTGAAAGGCCATGCGAGGGAGGAGAAATCATGA
- a CDS encoding sensor histidine kinase, translated as MKIRTRLTVLYAGALFLAGALLIGLIYFYLEQSLDHRPGAALQATIRQFAEQRGARSFPRLDTLMTLVTNQAEQQRQALMHGMLRWSIAALVIISVLACGAGWLLAGRALQPLQEVTATARRVAGRSLHERIALDGPDDEIKELADTFDAMLERLDRAFDSQHRFVANASHELRTPLTINRTLIEVALDDPDTPDSTRRLGETLLAVNQRQERLIDGLLVLASSDQQLPTRELTDLAEIVRHALETAEPAARSACLDMRISLVPCVVQGDPGLLERLAANLVDNAIRYNITEQGWVRTSVDIRGGWALLTVENSGPVVAPADVDGLFEPFRRLARTASSAGGTGLGLSIVRSVANAHGGRVRASSRPDGGLLVEVTLPLAR; from the coding sequence ATGAAGATCCGGACCCGCCTCACCGTGCTCTACGCGGGTGCGCTGTTTCTGGCCGGCGCCCTGTTGATCGGGCTGATCTACTTCTATCTCGAACAGTCGCTGGACCATCGGCCCGGCGCGGCGCTACAGGCAACCATCCGTCAGTTCGCCGAACAACGGGGAGCACGCAGCTTTCCCCGCCTCGACACCCTGATGACGCTGGTGACCAACCAGGCCGAGCAGCAGCGACAGGCGCTCATGCACGGGATGCTGCGCTGGTCGATTGCCGCGCTGGTGATCATCAGCGTACTTGCCTGCGGCGCCGGGTGGCTGTTGGCCGGTCGGGCGCTGCAACCTCTGCAAGAGGTCACCGCCACCGCACGACGGGTCGCCGGGCGCAGCCTGCATGAGCGGATCGCGCTGGACGGACCTGACGACGAAATCAAGGAACTCGCCGACACTTTCGACGCCATGCTGGAACGCCTTGACCGTGCCTTCGACAGCCAGCATCGTTTCGTGGCCAACGCATCCCACGAGTTGCGCACACCCTTGACCATCAACCGCACCCTCATCGAAGTCGCACTCGATGATCCCGACACCCCGGACTCGACCCGCCGACTCGGCGAGACGCTGCTCGCGGTGAACCAACGCCAGGAGCGCCTCATCGACGGCCTGCTCGTGTTGGCCAGCAGCGATCAGCAACTGCCGACACGTGAACTCACCGACCTTGCCGAAATTGTCCGGCACGCACTCGAGACCGCCGAGCCGGCGGCCCGCAGCGCGTGCCTGGACATGCGAATCAGCCTGGTCCCCTGCGTCGTTCAGGGTGACCCGGGACTGCTGGAGCGACTGGCCGCAAACCTGGTGGACAATGCGATCCGGTACAACATCACCGAGCAGGGATGGGTGCGCACCAGCGTGGACATCCGCGGCGGGTGGGCCCTGCTCACGGTCGAGAACAGCGGCCCCGTGGTCGCGCCGGCCGATGTGGACGGGCTGTTCGAACCGTTCCGTCGGCTGGCGCGGACCGCATCGAGCGCCGGCGGCACCGGACTGGGGCTGTCCATCGTGCGATCGGTCGCCAACGCCCACGGGGGTCGGGTACGAGCCTCGTCACGCCCCGACGGCGGCCTGCTCGTGGAGGTCACCCTCCCCCTTGCGCGTTGA
- a CDS encoding response regulator transcription factor translates to MRILVVEDEQLLADAVAAGLRRHAMAVDVVYDGAMALEHATVNDYDVVILDRDLPVTSGDTVCAKLVAGGGSARILMLTAAGTVADRVAGLGLGADDYLYKPFAFAELVARVQALGRRSRAATPPVLERNGIRLDPHQRTVTREGSPITLSRKEFAVLFELLLADGGVVSAEQLLEKAWDEHADPFTGVVRYTIMMVRRKLGDPPLIETEPGVGYRLR, encoded by the coding sequence GTGCGAATCCTCGTGGTGGAAGACGAACAGCTGCTCGCCGACGCCGTCGCCGCCGGCCTGCGCAGGCACGCGATGGCCGTCGACGTCGTCTACGACGGCGCCATGGCGCTCGAACATGCGACCGTCAACGACTACGACGTGGTCATCCTCGACCGCGACCTGCCGGTGACCTCCGGCGATACCGTCTGCGCCAAACTCGTGGCAGGGGGCGGTTCTGCGCGCATCCTGATGTTGACAGCCGCTGGGACGGTGGCCGATCGGGTCGCCGGCCTCGGCCTGGGCGCCGATGACTACCTGTACAAACCGTTCGCGTTCGCCGAGTTGGTCGCCCGCGTCCAGGCACTGGGCCGGCGCTCCCGCGCCGCAACCCCACCGGTACTGGAGCGCAATGGCATCCGACTTGATCCACACCAGCGGACCGTGACGCGCGAAGGAAGCCCGATTACGCTGTCCCGCAAGGAATTTGCAGTCCTCTTCGAGCTATTGCTCGCAGACGGTGGAGTAGTGTCCGCGGAGCAGCTGCTGGAGAAGGCCTGGGATGAGCATGCCGATCCGTTCACCGGTGTGGTGCGGTACACCATCATGATGGTCCGACGTAAACTCGGGGATCCCCCCTTGATCGAGACCGAGCCCGGCGTCGGGTACCGGCTGCGATGA
- a CDS encoding hemophore-related protein, with amino-acid sequence MTSTPEPIRKRATTVALSHSAVPMFAGMTAMAAMAFGLAPVAASEPSGKLIETTCSYAQVDAALQAEAPQMADRLHNRPEAQSKVQELLALPVPERRQRVQGFLDRNPDVRAAVQRRKSTPEGQETVAKLNRVAETCHNY; translated from the coding sequence GTGACCAGCACGCCCGAACCGATCCGAAAGAGAGCAACGACCGTGGCGCTTTCCCACTCCGCTGTACCCATGTTCGCCGGCATGACCGCAATGGCCGCAATGGCTTTCGGGCTCGCCCCGGTGGCAGCCTCCGAACCTTCCGGCAAGTTGATCGAAACGACCTGCAGCTACGCGCAAGTCGATGCCGCGCTGCAGGCCGAGGCCCCGCAGATGGCCGACCGTCTGCACAACCGGCCGGAAGCGCAGAGCAAAGTGCAGGAGCTGTTGGCACTTCCGGTACCCGAGCGCCGCCAGCGGGTGCAGGGGTTTCTCGACCGCAACCCGGATGTTCGTGCGGCGGTGCAGAGGCGCAAGTCCACTCCGGAGGGCCAGGAAACGGTGGCCAAGCTGAACCGGGTCGCCGAAACCTGCCACAACTACTAG
- a CDS encoding polysaccharide deacetylase family protein, with product MRRWIIASSISLVLVLAVASATYSLARSRTYQLAGELVSRVDTTEKVVALTFDDGPSDSTPQILDMLAEAGVSATFYLNGAALDRYPEHGARIARAGHEIGNHTYTHRRMVFVSAGTVAREVETTDAAIARTGYRGPVTFRPPHGKKLWTLPHYLAEHRRTTVMWDVEPDSAGTPETDRIVEETATSVRPGSIVLLHVMDDSRSASRAAVPLIVGRLRADGYRFVTVSELLALGR from the coding sequence TTGCGTCGGTGGATCATCGCGAGCTCGATCAGCCTCGTCCTGGTGCTGGCGGTCGCCTCGGCGACATACAGCCTGGCCCGTTCGCGCACCTATCAATTGGCCGGTGAACTGGTCAGCCGGGTGGACACCACCGAGAAGGTGGTCGCATTGACCTTCGATGACGGACCGAGCGATTCGACGCCGCAGATCCTGGACATGCTCGCCGAGGCCGGGGTATCGGCCACGTTCTATCTCAACGGTGCCGCCTTGGACCGTTACCCCGAGCACGGGGCGAGGATCGCGCGGGCCGGCCATGAGATCGGCAACCACACCTACACGCACCGCCGGATGGTCTTCGTGAGTGCGGGCACCGTCGCCAGGGAAGTCGAAACCACCGATGCCGCGATCGCGCGCACCGGATACCGAGGGCCCGTCACGTTTCGGCCCCCGCACGGCAAAAAGTTGTGGACGCTGCCTCACTACCTGGCCGAGCACCGGCGCACCACGGTGATGTGGGACGTCGAGCCCGACTCCGCAGGCACCCCGGAGACCGACCGCATCGTCGAGGAGACCGCGACGAGCGTCCGCCCGGGCTCCATCGTTCTGCTTCACGTCATGGACGACAGCCGGTCCGCTTCCAGGGCGGCGGTGCCGCTGATCGTCGGACGACTGCGCGCCGACGGATACCGTTTCGTGACGGTGAGCGAACTGCTGGCGCTGGGGAGATAG
- a CDS encoding phage major capsid protein yields the protein MAVSTTSATELTQEQVAKILVRPLEEAAKFLAAGPRIFDTSSELRIPKLGGPTVVTWVGENEQIPEANPDFDEVTLLPSSMKSLKTLTRYSNELARQSVVALDAALKDRLVTDVATKLDAQLFSASGNGTTEPQGLFAWAGTQTLPVNGILELDDLHDAEAMALGENVNTAQLKWVMTSRELIDLRKIKDTTGRYIVQPDVTGAGGYTLLGHSVIVTNRIPDDTAPTPDTARAALVDFSQVAVARDLAPTVKILDQTYGDYDQMAIRVVCRYDAKPLNPEAVIKLTGITI from the coding sequence ATGGCTGTCAGCACTACTAGCGCAACCGAACTTACTCAGGAACAGGTCGCCAAAATTCTGGTGAGGCCGCTTGAGGAAGCGGCTAAATTCCTGGCCGCTGGCCCGCGTATTTTCGACACCAGTAGCGAGTTGCGGATTCCCAAGCTCGGTGGACCGACCGTTGTCACGTGGGTCGGTGAGAACGAACAGATTCCCGAAGCCAACCCCGATTTTGACGAAGTGACCTTGCTGCCGTCTTCGATGAAATCGCTCAAGACGTTGACGCGGTACTCCAACGAACTTGCCCGCCAGTCTGTCGTTGCGCTGGATGCAGCGCTCAAAGATCGGCTGGTCACCGATGTAGCGACAAAACTTGACGCACAACTGTTTTCAGCATCGGGCAACGGCACCACTGAACCGCAGGGACTGTTCGCGTGGGCCGGAACGCAGACGCTGCCCGTCAACGGGATTCTGGAACTGGACGATCTGCACGACGCCGAAGCGATGGCGCTCGGTGAAAACGTCAACACCGCGCAACTCAAATGGGTGATGACCAGCCGTGAACTGATCGACCTGCGCAAGATCAAAGACACGACGGGCCGCTACATCGTGCAACCGGACGTGACCGGCGCTGGCGGGTACACGCTTCTGGGACATTCGGTGATCGTGACCAACCGGATTCCAGACGACACCGCACCCACGCCGGATACTGCCCGCGCGGCACTGGTCGATTTCAGCCAGGTTGCCGTGGCGCGTGATCTGGCACCGACCGTGAAGATTCTTGATCAGACCTACGGCGATTATGACCAGATGGCTATCCGCGTGGTGTGCCGCTACGACGCGAAGCCGCTCAATCCCGAAGCCGTGATCAAGCTGACCGGCATCACGATCTGA
- a CDS encoding phage portal protein, with protein MTIPIIPFTPVDFLHKILHKLDEPLARYSLLDRYYSGNQPLAFLSPESKTALGNRFGRMASNIPRLSVTALTERLQITGFSDAALWVEWLRNDMDLLSSVAHREALLFGDSYVMVWADSVGRPKVTVESAKQVACLFDPGTREIVAAAKRWETEATTEAVLYLPDRIIHYRANHIGATLGFEVVAEIQNPLGVVPVVNLRNSDRILDDYGASELDDLMPLVDGLNKSLVDMMTTSEFVGRPRRWATGIELEEKPKLDADGNPVLDDDGEPIIETVNPIPEGNRAMIAENHEAKFGQLAAADLAGYEASVRIFLGQIMAVSTLPAHYIGVFTDNPASADALRASEASLTARAEARQETFGRAWEKVAKLMTAVLDQVDPTTVDDVAVYWSEAGTRSMAQEADAAVKLFEAGLLPRVFTLRKLGYSDEEILEIEAEVRYSAVVDDDEVPNEETATDT; from the coding sequence ATGACGATTCCGATTATTCCGTTTACGCCAGTCGACTTTTTGCACAAGATACTGCATAAACTCGATGAACCGCTGGCCCGATATTCGTTGTTGGATCGGTACTACAGTGGTAATCAGCCGTTGGCTTTTCTGAGTCCTGAGTCAAAGACGGCGCTGGGAAATCGTTTCGGTCGGATGGCATCGAACATTCCGCGCCTGTCGGTGACAGCACTCACCGAGCGGTTGCAGATCACCGGATTTTCCGACGCTGCGCTGTGGGTGGAGTGGCTACGCAACGACATGGATCTACTGTCCAGTGTGGCGCATCGTGAGGCGCTGCTGTTCGGTGATTCCTACGTCATGGTGTGGGCCGATTCTGTTGGCAGGCCGAAGGTTACGGTGGAGAGCGCCAAGCAAGTTGCGTGTCTGTTCGATCCTGGCACGCGCGAAATTGTGGCCGCTGCGAAGCGCTGGGAAACCGAAGCCACGACCGAAGCGGTGTTGTACCTACCGGATCGGATCATCCACTACCGGGCCAACCACATCGGTGCAACGCTTGGTTTTGAGGTAGTCGCAGAAATTCAGAATCCGCTCGGTGTCGTCCCGGTCGTCAACCTGCGCAACTCAGATCGAATTTTGGACGACTACGGTGCCAGTGAATTAGACGATCTGATGCCACTGGTGGACGGACTGAATAAGTCACTTGTGGACATGATGACGACCAGTGAATTTGTCGGTAGGCCGCGCCGTTGGGCAACTGGAATCGAACTGGAAGAAAAACCGAAACTGGACGCTGACGGCAATCCTGTTCTGGACGATGACGGCGAACCAATTATCGAAACGGTCAACCCAATTCCCGAAGGCAATCGGGCGATGATCGCCGAGAACCACGAAGCTAAATTCGGCCAACTGGCTGCCGCAGACCTGGCGGGTTACGAAGCATCGGTACGGATTTTTCTCGGCCAGATTATGGCGGTGTCGACACTTCCCGCGCATTACATCGGAGTCTTTACTGATAATCCCGCCAGTGCTGACGCGCTGCGAGCATCCGAAGCGTCATTGACGGCGCGGGCCGAAGCTCGCCAAGAAACATTCGGCCGAGCGTGGGAAAAAGTCGCCAAATTGATGACCGCCGTATTAGATCAAGTCGATCCCACAACTGTGGATGATGTTGCGGTCTATTGGTCCGAAGCCGGGACGCGCAGCATGGCACAGGAAGCCGATGCCGCCGTGAAACTGTTTGAAGCTGGATTGTTGCCGCGTGTATTCACGCTGCGGAAACTTGGGTACTCCGACGAAGAAATCTTGGAGATTGAAGCCGAAGTCAGATATTCGGCTGTCGTTGACGATGACGAAGTGCCTAACGAAGAAACCGCCACAGATACCTAA
- a CDS encoding terminase large subunit domain-containing protein — MRAGPKGTVKVEPLDLSGFPDDRAMRRDVFISAFLITPRGHGAKLPFNLRDFQREIIDGAFAPRVRTALVSLPRANGKTMLAAALGLAEMFVGPPSAEVLVVASDQRQANITMRYAKRMVELNPILAERVQVYADRLYLPENDATLLPLPAEPGALHGHDPSLMIVDELHVVTEDVWEAVTSVAGKRPESLTLAISTPADSADSVMWRLVEHGRSGTDDSFYFREYLAPDGCAVDDRDAWRVANPALSCDDPFLSEDGLESVLKTIREPVFRQLRLGQWVTGVQSWLPWGAWMQCKAERKVNPGERVVLAFDGSASGDSTALVGCTMDGHLWVEGLWENPGDPRWRVPRENVSAAVDLAFQRYDVVELACDPWGWRSEIEAWAARHGEKRVLEWNTATAARMAPATDRLYQAVVTKVVTHDGNADLAAHIEHCVAKRTPMGDLVSKDKRGSPRKIDAAVAAIVAYDRAAWHSTKTTKKRTVSFAQ; from the coding sequence ATGAGAGCTGGCCCCAAGGGAACCGTAAAAGTAGAGCCGCTGGACCTGTCCGGTTTTCCCGATGACCGTGCGATGCGCCGCGACGTGTTCATCTCGGCTTTTCTGATCACGCCACGCGGTCACGGCGCAAAACTGCCGTTCAACCTGCGCGATTTTCAGCGAGAGATCATCGACGGCGCTTTCGCTCCGCGTGTTCGTACCGCGCTGGTGAGCCTGCCGCGTGCAAACGGCAAGACGATGCTGGCCGCAGCGTTGGGCCTGGCCGAAATGTTCGTCGGCCCGCCATCCGCCGAAGTGCTGGTGGTCGCCAGCGACCAGCGTCAGGCGAACATCACCATGCGATACGCAAAACGCATGGTGGAACTCAACCCGATTTTGGCCGAGCGTGTGCAGGTTTACGCTGACCGGCTGTATCTGCCGGAAAACGATGCCACGCTGTTGCCATTACCGGCTGAACCTGGCGCGCTGCACGGTCACGACCCGTCGCTGATGATCGTGGACGAACTGCACGTGGTCACCGAAGACGTGTGGGAAGCGGTTACATCGGTGGCCGGCAAAAGGCCGGAATCTCTGACGCTGGCGATTTCTACACCTGCGGACTCTGCCGATTCTGTGATGTGGCGCCTGGTCGAGCATGGCAGATCGGGCACGGATGACTCTTTTTATTTTCGTGAGTACCTGGCGCCTGACGGGTGCGCGGTAGACGACCGAGATGCCTGGCGGGTTGCCAATCCGGCGCTGTCCTGCGATGACCCGTTCTTATCCGAAGACGGGTTGGAATCGGTGTTGAAGACGATTCGTGAACCGGTTTTTCGTCAGTTGCGTCTCGGCCAGTGGGTCACTGGCGTGCAATCGTGGCTGCCGTGGGGCGCGTGGATGCAATGTAAAGCCGAGCGCAAAGTTAATCCTGGTGAGCGCGTAGTTCTGGCTTTCGACGGCTCGGCATCTGGCGATTCCACGGCGCTGGTCGGTTGCACGATGGACGGGCACCTGTGGGTTGAGGGACTGTGGGAAAACCCCGGTGACCCCCGCTGGCGGGTTCCGCGTGAAAATGTCAGTGCGGCAGTCGATTTAGCTTTCCAGCGGTATGACGTTGTGGAATTGGCCTGTGATCCGTGGGGTTGGCGCTCGGAAATCGAAGCGTGGGCCGCACGGCACGGTGAAAAGCGAGTGTTGGAGTGGAACACCGCGACCGCTGCGCGCATGGCCCCGGCGACTGACCGGCTGTATCAGGCTGTAGTGACGAAGGTGGTCACTCACGATGGCAATGCCGATCTGGCCGCGCATATCGAACATTGCGTGGCGAAACGCACGCCAATGGGTGATTTGGTGAGCAAGGATAAGCGCGGTTCGCCGCGCAAGATTGACGCCGCCGTGGCGGCAATTGTGGCCTATGATAGGGCCGCTTGGCACTCCACAAAGACAACGAAAAAGCGCACTGTCAGTTTTGCGCAATAG
- a CDS encoding bifunctional DNA primase/polymerase encodes MTAARLAGEVNPYADTARDYRRAGWRGPLPVPFKEKYPPPVGLTGHAAPLPTDDQIEQWRSRAGSQNICLRLAEVDDDHEVIGIDVDHYSKGNRDKTGFDQLTKLIAELGSLPDTWTATARTDGKSGIRFFRVPSGLAFPGQVDSDIELIRKGHRYAVVWPSVHPDGTEYRWYPPGTEPISNNRGVWDGTVPDAHSLPLLPDSWIDHLTGHRQRTDREHCKDSVSSVGEIEQWADATFYGDDDTQPCGLMRQKLDAAIKKVRESATYHDLLTNAHWNILHLAFEGHHGWCAAINEYEAVLYKTALARGGTTDRTDAELRREIWRSRVEALRKIKGLSDDRIQRGAAPVDASCVTVGCQQNTSNVIDFPNPTTIDSDDQAESSTYTTDVDRELHRLEVRAEAKRRFDAKSIGPLKRSAMSLTTFLSQPPNPTPMRIASLMPDAGRVVFSAPYKAGKTTAVGNLIRALVDGDPFLGAFAVNKPARRLVLIDNELSADMVRDWLLKQGIRNTDAVADVICLRGEVSTFDILNNHRRAEWAKWLRDLGCDYLIFDCLRPVLDALGLDENHDAGKFLTAFDELLAEAHTKGDATIVHHMGHANERSRGDSRIQDWPDAIWKLVRESADDEFSPRYFSATGRDVEVAQGLLDYDPATRHLTYRGTNRSDAQKQRKATAAHTEIIKLLRDDQSNGGNGLSQKKIEDESTKHPNVSRQTVRNALKTGVESGELANWDGPRGAKMYTLGKILDNHA; translated from the coding sequence ATGACTGCCGCCCGCCTGGCGGGTGAAGTGAATCCATACGCTGACACGGCACGCGATTATCGACGTGCTGGTTGGCGTGGTCCGCTCCCCGTGCCGTTCAAAGAGAAATACCCGCCACCTGTTGGGTTGACGGGCCACGCTGCGCCGCTTCCGACTGACGACCAGATCGAACAATGGCGCAGTCGGGCCGGATCGCAAAACATCTGCCTGCGCCTGGCCGAAGTTGACGACGACCACGAGGTTATCGGTATCGACGTTGACCACTACAGCAAGGGCAACAGGGACAAAACCGGCTTCGATCAACTAACAAAATTGATCGCCGAGCTTGGCTCACTGCCTGACACGTGGACGGCGACGGCGCGAACGGACGGTAAGAGTGGCATCCGGTTTTTCCGGGTTCCGAGCGGCCTGGCGTTTCCCGGTCAGGTGGACAGTGATATTGAGTTGATCCGCAAGGGTCATCGCTATGCCGTGGTGTGGCCGTCTGTGCATCCTGACGGCACCGAGTATCGGTGGTATCCACCTGGCACAGAACCGATTTCAAACAATCGTGGCGTATGGGATGGCACCGTGCCTGACGCGCATTCGCTGCCGCTGTTGCCCGATTCATGGATTGACCACCTGACCGGTCATCGGCAACGCACCGACCGCGAACACTGCAAGGATTCCGTGTCGTCTGTTGGCGAGATTGAACAGTGGGCCGATGCAACTTTCTACGGTGACGATGACACACAACCGTGCGGCCTGATGCGGCAGAAGTTAGACGCCGCGATCAAGAAAGTTCGCGAGAGCGCTACCTATCACGATCTTTTGACCAACGCGCATTGGAACATTCTGCATCTGGCGTTTGAGGGTCATCACGGTTGGTGTGCCGCAATCAACGAATACGAAGCGGTGTTGTACAAGACTGCCCTGGCCCGTGGCGGGACGACCGACCGAACAGACGCCGAACTTCGAAGAGAAATCTGGCGCTCGCGCGTCGAAGCGCTGCGCAAGATCAAAGGACTATCCGACGACCGCATCCAACGGGGAGCCGCGCCGGTCGATGCAAGTTGCGTGACGGTGGGTTGTCAACAGAACACGTCAAACGTCATTGACTTTCCGAATCCGACCACTATCGACTCTGACGACCAGGCCGAATCTTCGACCTACACCACTGATGTTGATCGTGAACTGCACAGGCTGGAAGTTCGCGCCGAAGCAAAGCGCCGTTTTGACGCTAAATCCATTGGGCCGCTGAAACGTTCGGCGATGAGCCTAACCACTTTTCTGTCTCAACCGCCCAACCCAACGCCGATGCGGATTGCCAGTCTGATGCCTGATGCCGGTCGCGTGGTGTTCTCTGCGCCGTACAAAGCGGGAAAGACAACCGCAGTCGGAAATCTGATTCGCGCCCTGGTCGACGGTGACCCGTTTCTCGGTGCGTTCGCAGTAAACAAACCCGCCAGGCGTTTGGTGTTGATCGACAACGAACTGTCTGCTGACATGGTGCGCGACTGGCTTCTGAAACAGGGCATCCGCAACACCGATGCCGTCGCCGATGTGATCTGCCTACGTGGTGAAGTGTCCACATTCGACATTCTCAACAACCATCGTCGGGCCGAATGGGCCAAGTGGCTGCGCGACCTTGGTTGCGACTACCTGATTTTCGATTGCCTGCGGCCTGTGTTGGATGCGCTCGGACTGGACGAAAACCACGACGCCGGAAAGTTTCTGACAGCGTTCGATGAACTGTTGGCCGAAGCACACACCAAAGGTGACGCGACGATCGTTCACCACATGGGCCACGCGAACGAACGATCACGCGGCGATAGCCGAATTCAGGACTGGCCCGATGCCATCTGGAAGTTGGTTCGCGAGAGCGCAGATGATGAGTTCTCGCCACGTTATTTCTCGGCGACCGGTCGCGATGTCGAAGTTGCCCAGGGTTTGTTGGACTATGACCCCGCCACGCGGCATCTGACCTATCGCGGTACGAATCGGTCAGATGCGCAGAAGCAAAGAAAAGCCACCGCAGCACACACTGAGATCATCAAGCTACTCAGAGACGACCAAAGCAATGGCGGCAATGGCCTGAGTCAAAAGAAAATTGAAGACGAGTCGACTAAGCATCCGAATGTGTCGCGTCAGACGGTGCGCAATGCGTTAAAAACTGGCGTCGAATCCGGCGAATTGGCTAATTGGGACGGACCTAGAGGCGCAAAAATGTACACGCTGGGAAAGATTCTCGACAATCATGCCTGA
- a CDS encoding plasmid pRiA4b ORF-3 family protein: MSGGGVDLSMLQQLMADAGRDLFAGVFDEPTPEVGAVPERVRGFRVRVDLMYAKPPIWRRLVLPGDLVLDELHDVLQVAMGWQDGHLHKFGVGADRRTRAYFVTRFDLSEGDDGLVEDGVRLDQVVSGKGDRLFYDYDFGDGWEHVLVVEDVLDDPPSAPVCLAGKMACPPEDCGGLGGYEELAAWVRGGYDPRATPMGLGAQEMRDWLPRGWHPDRFSVTETNDALAASNMR; this comes from the coding sequence GTGTCCGGGGGTGGTGTGGACCTGTCGATGCTGCAACAGCTGATGGCCGATGCTGGCCGGGATTTGTTCGCGGGAGTGTTCGATGAACCGACACCCGAGGTGGGAGCTGTGCCGGAGCGTGTGCGGGGTTTCCGGGTGCGGGTCGACCTGATGTACGCCAAGCCGCCGATCTGGCGTCGTCTGGTCCTGCCGGGTGACCTCGTGCTCGATGAGCTGCATGACGTGCTGCAGGTTGCGATGGGCTGGCAGGACGGTCATCTGCATAAGTTCGGTGTCGGGGCGGACCGGCGTACCCGTGCCTACTTCGTCACCAGATTTGATCTCAGCGAAGGCGACGACGGTCTCGTCGAGGACGGTGTGCGCCTGGATCAGGTGGTCTCCGGTAAGGGCGACCGGTTGTTCTATGACTACGACTTCGGCGACGGATGGGAGCACGTGCTGGTGGTCGAAGACGTTCTCGATGATCCACCTTCGGCTCCGGTGTGCCTGGCGGGCAAGATGGCCTGCCCGCCGGAGGATTGTGGTGGCTTGGGCGGCTATGAGGAATTGGCTGCGTGGGTTCGTGGCGGGTACGACCCGCGGGCAACACCGATGGGGCTGGGTGCGCAGGAGATGCGCGACTGGCTGCCCCGAGGCTGGCACCCCGATCGTTTCTCGGTGACCGAGACCAATGACGCTCTGGCCGCGTCGAATATGCGTTGA